A DNA window from Pseudomonas sp. B21-056 contains the following coding sequences:
- a CDS encoding glutamate-5-semialdehyde dehydrogenase, with amino-acid sequence MTESVLDYMTRLGRAAREASRIIGRASTAQKNRALQAAANALDAARAELSAANELDLAAGRANGLEPAMLERLALTPARVDGMIVGLRQVAALPDPVGAIRDMSYRPSGIQVGKMRVPLGVVGIIYESRPNVTIDAASLCLKSGNATILRGGSEAIHSNRAIAACIQRGLAEAGLPAAVVQVVETTDRAAVGALISMPEFVDVIVPRGGKGLIERVSRDARVPVIKHLDGICHVYVSAHAELPKAQRIAFNAKTYRYGICGAMETLLVDQAVAKDFLPAMATQFREKGVELRGCERTRAIIEAAEATEEDWNTEYLAPILSIRVVDGLDQAIEHINRHGSHHTDAIVSEHQGEARRFVAEVDSASVMINTPTCFADGFEYGLGAEIGISTDKLHARGPVGLEGLTCEKYIVVGDGQLRGQEPV; translated from the coding sequence ATGACTGAGTCCGTTCTTGACTACATGACCCGCCTGGGTCGCGCCGCTCGCGAAGCGTCGCGCATCATCGGCCGTGCCAGCACCGCGCAGAAAAACCGCGCCCTGCAAGCCGCCGCCAATGCGCTGGATGCTGCTCGCGCCGAGTTGTCCGCCGCCAACGAACTGGACCTGGCCGCCGGCCGGGCCAATGGCCTCGAGCCGGCCATGCTCGAGCGCCTGGCGCTGACCCCGGCCCGCGTCGACGGCATGATCGTCGGTCTGCGCCAGGTGGCGGCACTGCCGGACCCGGTCGGGGCGATCCGCGACATGAGCTACCGGCCATCGGGTATCCAGGTCGGCAAGATGCGCGTGCCCCTGGGTGTGGTCGGGATCATCTACGAGTCGCGGCCGAACGTGACCATCGACGCCGCGAGCCTGTGCCTGAAGTCGGGTAACGCGACTATCCTGCGTGGCGGTTCCGAGGCGATCCATTCCAATCGTGCCATTGCCGCCTGCATCCAGCGCGGCCTGGCCGAGGCCGGTCTGCCGGCCGCCGTGGTGCAAGTGGTGGAAACCACCGACCGCGCCGCTGTCGGCGCGCTGATCAGCATGCCCGAATTCGTCGATGTCATCGTGCCGCGTGGCGGCAAGGGCCTGATCGAACGGGTCAGCCGCGATGCTCGCGTACCGGTGATCAAGCACCTGGACGGCATCTGCCACGTCTACGTCAGCGCCCACGCCGAGCTGCCAAAGGCCCAGCGCATTGCCTTCAATGCCAAGACCTATCGTTATGGCATCTGCGGTGCGATGGAAACCCTGCTGGTGGACCAGGCCGTTGCCAAGGACTTCCTGCCGGCGATGGCCACCCAGTTCCGCGAAAAAGGCGTCGAGCTGCGCGGTTGCGAGCGCACCCGGGCGATCATCGAGGCGGCAGAAGCCACCGAAGAGGACTGGAACACCGAATACCTGGCGCCGATCCTGTCGATCCGCGTGGTCGACGGGCTGGACCAGGCCATCGAGCATATCAATCGTCATGGCTCCCACCACACCGACGCCATCGTCAGCGAGCACCAGGGCGAAGCCCGGCGCTTCGTGGCTGAAGTGGATTCGGCGTCGGTGATGATCAACACCCCGACCTGCTTCGCCGACGGCTTCGAATACGGATTGGGCGCCGAGATCGGCATTTCTACTGATAAGCTGCACGCCCGCGGCCCGGTGGGCCTCGAAGGCCTGACCTGCGAGAAGTACATCGTGGTCGGTGATGGCCAGTTGCGCGGACAGGAGCCGGTCTGA
- the mrdA gene encoding penicillin-binding protein 2 has translation MPQPIRIKDHEKDARLVRSRVVFGAITVVTLIGVLIARLYFLQVIQYEYHSTLSENNRVHVQPIPPTRGLIFDRNGVVVADNRPSFSLSMTRERSGDWQQVLDVIVEVLQLTPEDRAIFEKRMRQGRRPFEPVPILFELTEEQIALIAVNQFRLPGVEVVAQLVRHYPQGAHFAHSVGYMGRINEKELKSLDPVNYSGTHHIGKTGIERFYEPELHGQVGYEEVETNARGRVLRVLKRTDPIPGKDIVLSLDIKLQEAAEAALGGRRGAVVALDPATGEVLAMVSQPSFDPNLFVTGISFKAYAELRDSIDRPLFNRVLRGLYPPGSTIKPAVAIAGLDAGVVTASSRVFDPGYYMLPNYDHKYRNWNRTGDGYVDLETAIMRSNDTYFYDLAHKLGIDRLSSYLGKFGIGQKVSLDMFEESPGLMPSREWKRATRRQAWFPGETLILGIGQGYMQATPLQLAQATALVASKGKWHRPHLAKTIEGQPPVDPDPMPDIVLHNPSDWQKVNNGMQQVMHGARGTARKAAIGSPYRIAGKSGTAQVVAIKQGEKYDRSKVQERHRDHALFVGFAPADNPKIVVAVMVENGESGSGVAAPVVRQVMDAWLLDEHGQLKPEYASPITAEATAREE, from the coding sequence ATGCCCCAGCCGATCCGCATCAAGGACCACGAAAAAGACGCCCGCCTGGTGCGCAGTCGCGTCGTGTTCGGCGCCATTACGGTGGTGACGCTGATCGGTGTGCTGATTGCGCGACTCTATTTCCTCCAGGTGATCCAGTACGAGTACCACTCGACCCTGTCGGAAAACAACCGTGTGCATGTGCAGCCGATCCCGCCGACCCGCGGGCTGATTTTCGACCGCAATGGCGTGGTGGTCGCGGACAACCGGCCCAGTTTCAGCCTGAGCATGACCCGTGAGCGCTCCGGCGACTGGCAGCAGGTGCTCGACGTCATCGTCGAGGTGCTGCAGTTGACGCCTGAGGACCGGGCCATCTTCGAAAAACGCATGCGCCAGGGGCGTCGGCCGTTCGAGCCGGTGCCGATCCTGTTCGAGTTGACCGAAGAGCAGATTGCCCTGATCGCGGTGAACCAGTTCCGCCTGCCGGGCGTCGAGGTGGTGGCGCAGTTGGTGCGTCATTATCCCCAGGGGGCGCACTTTGCCCACTCGGTCGGCTACATGGGGCGGATCAACGAGAAAGAGCTCAAAAGCCTCGATCCGGTCAACTACAGCGGCACCCACCACATCGGCAAGACCGGCATCGAGCGCTTCTACGAGCCCGAGCTGCACGGCCAGGTGGGTTACGAAGAAGTCGAGACCAACGCCCGCGGTCGCGTATTGCGGGTGCTCAAGCGCACCGACCCGATCCCCGGCAAGGACATTGTCCTGAGCCTGGACATCAAGTTGCAGGAGGCCGCCGAAGCGGCCCTGGGCGGACGGCGGGGCGCCGTGGTGGCGCTGGATCCGGCCACCGGCGAGGTCCTGGCGATGGTCAGCCAGCCGAGTTTCGACCCGAACCTGTTCGTCACCGGCATCAGCTTCAAGGCCTATGCCGAGTTGCGCGATTCCATCGACCGGCCGCTGTTCAACCGGGTATTGCGCGGCCTCTACCCGCCGGGTTCGACCATCAAGCCGGCCGTGGCGATTGCCGGGCTGGACGCTGGCGTGGTGACCGCCTCGAGCCGGGTCTTCGACCCCGGCTACTACATGCTGCCCAACTACGACCACAAGTACCGCAACTGGAACCGTACCGGCGACGGCTACGTGGACCTGGAAACGGCGATCATGCGTTCCAACGACACCTACTTCTACGACCTGGCCCACAAACTGGGGATCGATCGGCTGTCGTCCTACCTGGGCAAGTTCGGCATCGGCCAGAAAGTCTCCCTGGACATGTTCGAGGAATCGCCCGGCCTGATGCCGTCCCGGGAATGGAAGCGGGCGACCCGTCGCCAGGCGTGGTTCCCCGGCGAAACCCTGATTTTGGGGATCGGCCAGGGCTACATGCAGGCAACGCCTTTGCAACTGGCCCAGGCCACGGCGCTGGTGGCGAGCAAGGGCAAGTGGCATCGCCCGCACCTGGCCAAGACCATCGAGGGCCAGCCCCCGGTGGACCCGGACCCGATGCCGGACATCGTCCTGCACAATCCGTCGGACTGGCAGAAGGTCAACAACGGCATGCAACAAGTGATGCACGGTGCCCGGGGTACGGCGCGCAAGGCGGCTATCGGTTCGCCTTATCGCATCGCGGGCAAGAGCGGTACGGCCCAGGTAGTTGCGATCAAGCAGGGTGAGAAATACGACCGCTCCAAGGTCCAGGAGCGCCACCGCGACCACGCCCTGTTCGTCGGTTTCGCCCCGGCCGACAATCCGAAGATCGTCGTGGCGGTGATGGTCGAGAACGGCGAGTCGGGCTCCGGCGTTGCCGCCCCGGTGGTGCGCCAGGTCATGGACGCCTGGCTGCTGGATGAACACGGCCAGCTCAAGCCTGAGTACGCAAGCCCGATCACTGCGGAGGCTACGGCCCGTGAAGAATAA
- a CDS encoding LrgB family protein, producing MILDWQGAWASVIHHPLFGIGITLGAYQLVLAAFEKTRWVFLQPVLMSMVLLIVVLVGCGITYAEYRKSTEILSILLGPATVALAVPLYLNLRRIRQLFWPIFTTLVIGGVFATGSAVLLGWVFGAEHMILMTMAPKSVTSPIAMLVAEQIGGVAAMAAVFVLITGVLGAILGPSILNRLGVHSPEARGMALGLTAHAVGTSVALQESEESGAFAALAMSLMGVATAVLLPLVVSMTV from the coding sequence ATGATCCTCGACTGGCAGGGCGCCTGGGCTTCGGTGATCCATCATCCGCTGTTCGGCATCGGCATCACCCTGGGCGCCTATCAACTGGTACTGGCGGCATTCGAAAAGACCCGCTGGGTGTTCCTGCAACCGGTGCTGATGTCGATGGTGCTGCTGATCGTTGTGCTGGTCGGTTGCGGCATCACCTACGCCGAATACCGCAAGAGCACCGAGATCCTCAGCATCCTGCTGGGGCCGGCCACGGTCGCGCTGGCGGTGCCGTTGTACCTGAACCTGCGACGGATCCGGCAATTGTTCTGGCCGATCTTTACTACGCTGGTGATAGGCGGGGTGTTCGCCACCGGTTCCGCGGTGCTGCTGGGCTGGGTGTTCGGTGCCGAGCACATGATTCTGATGACCATGGCGCCCAAGTCGGTGACCTCGCCGATTGCCATGCTGGTGGCCGAGCAGATCGGCGGCGTGGCGGCTATGGCGGCGGTGTTCGTCTTGATCACCGGTGTGCTCGGGGCGATTCTGGGCCCGAGCATCCTGAACCGATTGGGCGTCCACAGCCCTGAAGCCCGGGGCATGGCCCTGGGCCTGACGGCTCACGCGGTGGGGACGTCGGTGGCGTTGCAGGAAAGCGAGGAGTCCGGCGCCTTTGCGGCGCTGGCGATGAGTCTCATGGGCGTAGCCACGGCGGTGCTGTTGCCGCTGGTGGTATCGATGACCGTCTAA
- a CDS encoding bifunctional DedA family/phosphatase PAP2 family protein has product MGPWLDSITGWLAANPQWLAVAVFIVACVECLAIAGLIVPGTVLLFAVAVLAGSGALSLGETLLLGLLGGLLGDLVSYFLGRHFHQNIRRLPGLRHHPEWMNAAESYFQRYGIASLLVGRFIGPLRPMLPMVAGMCDMPFPRFAAVSLLAASGWSVAYLMPGWATGAAIRLPLPEGFWLQAGIVIGSVAVMIGLSVNSSLRRHRHATALIAGLGLVILLGLFIGFRYLTAFDQGLMTLVQEHRSPMLDEIAVTFTLIGEFRFMLIFSALLTGLLLLARQWRQAIFAGATMLFTALANTGCKHFFARVRPEILTDPLTSYSMPSGHASGSFALFLALAVLAGRGQPPRLRLTWLLLGCLPALAIALSRVYLGAHWPSDILAGAMLAACVCAAVLWLSQRQTPLPAMPPKIWWLILPAMVAAFSFFALRHLPHGMLRYAY; this is encoded by the coding sequence ATGGGCCCATGGCTCGATAGCATCACTGGCTGGCTAGCTGCCAACCCGCAATGGCTGGCGGTGGCGGTGTTCATTGTGGCTTGTGTGGAGTGCCTGGCGATTGCCGGGTTGATCGTGCCGGGGACCGTGCTGCTGTTCGCCGTAGCGGTGCTGGCCGGCAGTGGCGCGTTGTCCTTGGGCGAGACGCTGTTGCTGGGCTTGCTTGGGGGGTTGCTCGGGGACCTGGTGTCGTACTTCCTAGGCCGGCACTTCCACCAGAACATCCGGCGCCTGCCGGGACTGCGGCACCATCCTGAATGGATGAATGCGGCGGAAAGCTATTTCCAGCGCTACGGCATCGCCAGCCTGCTGGTGGGGCGTTTCATCGGCCCGTTGCGCCCGATGCTGCCGATGGTGGCCGGGATGTGTGACATGCCCTTCCCGCGCTTCGCCGCCGTCAGCCTGCTGGCCGCGTCCGGCTGGAGCGTGGCGTACCTGATGCCGGGCTGGGCCACCGGGGCGGCGATTCGCCTGCCGTTGCCCGAAGGTTTCTGGCTGCAGGCCGGCATCGTTATCGGCAGTGTCGCAGTGATGATCGGCTTGAGCGTCAACAGCAGCCTGCGCCGCCATCGGCATGCCACAGCGCTGATCGCCGGCCTGGGCCTGGTGATCCTGCTTGGCCTGTTCATCGGCTTCCGCTACCTGACGGCCTTCGATCAAGGGCTGATGACCCTGGTCCAGGAACATCGCAGCCCGATGTTGGACGAGATCGCCGTGACCTTCACGCTGATCGGCGAATTCCGCTTCATGCTGATTTTCAGCGCTCTGTTGACCGGATTGCTGTTGCTGGCACGCCAATGGCGACAGGCAATCTTCGCCGGCGCGACCATGCTGTTCACCGCCCTGGCCAATACCGGCTGCAAGCACTTCTTCGCCCGGGTACGCCCGGAAATCCTCACCGACCCACTGACCAGCTACAGCATGCCCAGCGGCCATGCTTCCGGTTCGTTCGCGCTGTTCCTGGCGCTCGCGGTGCTCGCCGGTCGTGGACAACCGCCACGCCTGCGCCTGACCTGGCTGTTGCTGGGCTGCCTGCCGGCCCTGGCGATTGCCTTGTCACGGGTGTACCTGGGCGCCCATTGGCCCAGCGACATCCTGGCCGGTGCCATGCTCGCCGCCTGCGTCTGTGCCGCCGTCCTGTGGCTGAGCCAGCGCCAGACCCCACTGCCTGCCATGCCACCGAAAATCTGGTGGCTGATCCTGCCGGCGATGGTTGCAGCCTTCAGCTTCTTTGCCCTGCGGCACCTGCCCCATGGGATGTTGCGGTATGCCTATTGA
- the rsfS gene encoding ribosome silencing factor codes for MTDKDVNKVKRKGTFKSAPLPVEAHTGAVLAGEELVKVAVAALEDVKAQDIQVIDVREKQSITDFMIIATGTSNRQIGAMLDKVREAVKAKGIKPLGEEGKGDSDWVLLDMDDVIVHMMTASARQFYDLERLWAGAEQSRAADARHHSPENTHEHFTKLNKDQQ; via the coding sequence ATGACTGACAAAGACGTAAACAAAGTAAAGCGCAAAGGCACCTTCAAGAGCGCCCCGCTGCCCGTGGAGGCCCACACCGGTGCCGTCCTGGCCGGCGAAGAGCTGGTCAAGGTGGCCGTTGCCGCCCTGGAAGACGTCAAGGCCCAGGACATCCAGGTGATCGACGTTCGTGAAAAGCAGAGCATCACGGACTTCATGATCATCGCCACTGGTACCTCCAACCGCCAGATCGGCGCGATGCTGGACAAGGTCCGCGAAGCGGTCAAGGCCAAGGGCATCAAGCCACTGGGCGAAGAAGGCAAGGGCGACAGCGACTGGGTGCTGCTGGATATGGACGATGTCATCGTGCACATGATGACCGCCTCGGCACGTCAGTTCTATGACCTGGAGCGCCTGTGGGCCGGTGCCGAGCAGAGCCGCGCGGCGGATGCCCGTCACCACAGCCCTGAAAACACCCATGAGCACTTCACCAAGCTCAACAAAGACCAGCAGTAA
- a CDS encoding CidA/LrgA family protein — MLLRGLTWLVLFQLLGTAINHLFVPVLPGPIIGLLLMLGYLIVRGEVAEPLSLAASSLLRYLPLLLVPPAVGVMVYARAIAADFWAIVGALVLSLVLSMAFTGVLMQRLGRRHVAAVEEDRP, encoded by the coding sequence ATGTTGCTACGGGGCCTGACCTGGCTGGTGCTGTTTCAATTGCTGGGCACCGCCATCAATCATTTGTTCGTGCCGGTGCTGCCGGGGCCGATCATCGGCCTGCTGCTGATGCTGGGCTATCTGATCGTCCGTGGCGAAGTCGCCGAGCCGTTGAGCCTGGCCGCCAGCAGCTTGCTGCGTTATCTGCCGCTGCTGCTGGTGCCGCCGGCGGTGGGGGTGATGGTCTATGCGCGGGCCATCGCCGCGGATTTCTGGGCCATTGTCGGTGCGCTGGTGTTGTCGCTGGTCCTGTCCATGGCGTTCACCGGGGTGCTGATGCAGCGCCTGGGTCGGCGTCACGTCGCTGCCGTGGAAGAGGACCGTCCATGA
- a CDS encoding MaoC family dehydratase, which produces MPYVPVAALKDYVGKELGRSDWLTIDQDRINLFAEATGDFQFIHVDPVKAAQTPFGSTIAHGFLSLSLMPKLMEDILILPEGVKMVVNYGLDSVRFIQPVKVDSKVRLKVDLVEATEKKPGQWLLKATATLEIEGSDKPAYIAEPLSLCFV; this is translated from the coding sequence ATGCCCTATGTTCCCGTTGCAGCGCTCAAAGATTATGTCGGCAAGGAACTCGGACGTTCCGACTGGCTGACCATCGATCAGGACCGCATCAACCTGTTCGCCGAAGCCACAGGCGACTTTCAGTTCATCCACGTCGATCCGGTCAAGGCCGCCCAGACGCCGTTCGGCAGCACCATCGCCCACGGTTTCCTGTCGCTGTCGCTGATGCCCAAGCTGATGGAAGACATCCTGATCCTGCCCGAAGGCGTGAAGATGGTCGTCAACTACGGGCTGGACAGCGTGCGTTTCATCCAGCCAGTGAAGGTCGACTCCAAGGTCCGGCTCAAGGTCGACCTGGTGGAAGCCACCGAGAAAAAGCCCGGCCAATGGCTGCTCAAGGCCACCGCCACGCTGGAAATAGAAGGCTCGGACAAACCGGCCTACATCGCCGAGCCCCTGTCGCTCTGCTTCGTGTAA
- a CDS encoding LON peptidase substrate-binding domain-containing protein → MSLPLFPLNTVLFPGCILDLQIFEARYLDMIGRCMKKGEGFGVVCILDGEEVGIAPEGYARVGCEALITDFSQQENGLLGIRVQGGRRFIVHGSSVQPDQLTVAEVEWLEDEPEQPLQDEDADLVALLQALAEHPMVEALNMGTEATGQQSLANQLAYLLPFNELDKIDLLQLDDPQQRLDAIQALLDELQGELFA, encoded by the coding sequence ATGAGTTTGCCGCTTTTTCCGTTGAACACTGTACTTTTCCCCGGCTGCATCCTCGATTTGCAGATATTCGAGGCGCGCTATCTCGACATGATCGGGCGCTGCATGAAGAAGGGCGAAGGGTTCGGAGTGGTGTGCATCCTGGACGGTGAGGAAGTCGGCATCGCCCCGGAGGGTTATGCGCGGGTCGGCTGTGAGGCACTGATCACTGACTTTTCCCAGCAGGAGAATGGCCTGCTGGGGATTCGTGTGCAGGGCGGGCGGCGCTTTATCGTGCATGGCAGCAGTGTCCAGCCCGACCAGCTCACCGTGGCCGAGGTCGAGTGGCTGGAGGATGAGCCGGAGCAACCGCTGCAGGACGAAGACGCCGACCTGGTGGCGCTGCTCCAGGCCCTGGCCGAGCACCCGATGGTCGAAGCTCTGAACATGGGCACCGAAGCGACCGGCCAGCAGTCGCTGGCCAATCAACTGGCTTACCTGTTGCCGTTCAACGAACTGGACAAGATCGACCTGCTGCAACTGGATGATCCGCAACAGCGCCTGGACGCGATCCAGGCGTTGCTTGATGAGTTGCAAGGCGAGCTGTTCGCCTGA
- a CDS encoding DNA-3-methyladenine glycosylase, translating into MTDSPHTPNALPHAFFDRDAQVLARDLLGKVIRHKVGDLWLSARIIETEAYYFAEKGSHASLGYTEKRKALFLDGGHIYMYYARGGDSLNFSAQGPGNAVLIKSAYPWVDGISGPESLAQMLLNNPDAQGRPRTPQKLCAGQTLLCKALGLKVPEWDAKRFDPERLLVEDVEVPTVNVIQTTRLGIPLGRDEHLPYRFVDAAYAPWCTRNPLRRGQVEGRDYFLLT; encoded by the coding sequence ATGACCGATTCGCCTCATACGCCAAACGCCTTGCCCCATGCCTTTTTTGACCGCGACGCCCAGGTGCTCGCCAGGGACCTTTTGGGCAAGGTCATTCGCCACAAAGTCGGCGACCTGTGGCTCAGCGCACGGATCATCGAGACCGAAGCCTATTACTTTGCCGAAAAGGGCAGCCACGCCTCCCTCGGCTACACGGAAAAACGTAAGGCTTTGTTTCTGGACGGCGGTCACATCTATATGTACTACGCCCGGGGCGGCGACTCGCTGAACTTCAGCGCCCAGGGGCCGGGCAACGCGGTGTTGATCAAATCGGCGTATCCGTGGGTCGATGGTATCTCCGGCCCGGAAAGCCTGGCGCAGATGCTGCTGAACAACCCCGACGCCCAGGGCCGCCCGCGCACGCCGCAGAAGCTCTGCGCCGGCCAGACCCTGCTGTGCAAAGCCCTGGGGCTGAAAGTGCCGGAATGGGACGCCAAACGCTTCGACCCCGAGCGGTTGCTGGTAGAGGACGTGGAAGTGCCGACGGTCAATGTGATCCAGACCACCCGCCTGGGCATCCCATTGGGACGCGACGAGCATCTGCCCTACCGTTTCGTCGACGCCGCCTATGCGCCGTGGTGTACCCGCAACCCGTTGCGGCGCGGGCAGGTCGAGGGGCGTGATTATTTTTTGCTCACATGA
- the nadD gene encoding nicotinate-nucleotide adenylyltransferase yields the protein MASCADRSRSDLGDLDPSAAVTTTAPPRRIGILGGTFDPVHIGHLRGALEVADALGLDELRLTPSARPPHRDAPQVSAQDRLAMVECAVAGVSPLVVDARELQRDKPSYSIDTLELMRAEMAADAQVFLLLGWDAFCGLPTWHRWEELLQHCHILVLQRPDADSEPPDALRNLLAARSVSDPLALKGPSGQIAFVWQTPLAVSATQIRQLLASGKSVRFLVPDAVLAYIDAHGLYRASN from the coding sequence ATGGCCAGTTGCGCGGACAGGAGCCGGTCTGACTTGGGCGACCTCGACCCGTCAGCCGCTGTGACGACGACAGCCCCGCCCCGGCGCATCGGTATCCTGGGCGGCACGTTCGACCCGGTGCACATCGGCCATCTGCGTGGTGCGCTGGAAGTCGCCGACGCCCTGGGCCTCGATGAGCTACGCCTGACGCCCAGCGCCAGGCCACCTCACCGGGATGCGCCGCAGGTGTCGGCGCAGGACCGTCTGGCGATGGTCGAGTGCGCGGTGGCCGGAGTGTCGCCGCTGGTGGTGGACGCCCGCGAATTGCAGCGGGACAAACCGTCCTACTCCATTGATACCCTGGAGCTGATGCGCGCCGAAATGGCCGCCGATGCCCAGGTTTTCCTGCTTCTGGGCTGGGACGCATTTTGCGGCCTGCCCACTTGGCACCGCTGGGAAGAGTTGCTCCAGCATTGCCACATCCTGGTGCTGCAACGCCCGGATGCCGACAGCGAGCCGCCGGATGCCTTGCGCAACCTGCTGGCGGCACGCTCGGTGAGCGACCCGCTGGCCCTCAAGGGGCCGAGCGGACAGATTGCATTCGTCTGGCAGACACCGCTCGCGGTATCCGCCACCCAGATCCGTCAACTGCTGGCCAGCGGTAAGTCGGTACGTTTCCTGGTGCCCGACGCGGTCCTGGCCTACATCGATGCGCACGGGCTGTACCGTGCGTCGAACTGA
- the rlmH gene encoding 23S rRNA (pseudouridine(1915)-N(3))-methyltransferase RlmH → MRLRLIAVGSRMPKWVEEGWHEYAKRLPSELALELVEIPLNTRGKNADVARFIRQEGEAMLAKVGPNERVVTLEVHGKPWSTEQLAVELDRWRLDSRTVNFMVGGPEGLAPEVCARADQRWSLSPLTLPHPLVRILIGEQLYRAWTVLSGHPYHK, encoded by the coding sequence GTGCGACTGCGCCTGATCGCCGTCGGTTCCCGCATGCCCAAGTGGGTGGAAGAGGGCTGGCATGAGTATGCCAAGCGTCTTCCGTCCGAACTGGCCCTGGAACTGGTGGAAATTCCGCTCAACACCCGCGGGAAGAACGCCGATGTGGCGCGCTTCATCCGCCAGGAAGGCGAAGCCATGCTGGCCAAGGTCGGGCCGAACGAGCGCGTCGTTACTCTCGAGGTCCACGGCAAGCCCTGGAGTACCGAGCAACTGGCGGTCGAGCTCGATCGCTGGCGGCTGGACTCGCGCACGGTGAATTTCATGGTCGGCGGCCCGGAAGGGCTGGCGCCGGAAGTCTGTGCCCGGGCCGATCAGCGCTGGTCGTTGTCGCCCCTGACGTTGCCGCACCCGTTGGTGCGGATTCTGATCGGTGAACAGTTGTATCGTGCCTGGACAGTCCTGTCCGGGCACCCTTACCACAAGTAA